One Fulvia fulva chromosome 8, complete sequence DNA window includes the following coding sequences:
- a CDS encoding Dual O-methyltransferase/FAD-dependent monooxygenase CTB3 — protein MSTRKPILISGAGLASLLFARSLLRSRIPFLIFERDQSISFRAQGYRLRLSKEGLDAIEDILGPEPNGFPRFWDRCGKTGGSKGFAGIDARTGEDIAESGRPDPSAAKPSGKEVLQSRDGKTIGISRGEMRALFLEGCEEFVKWGHQVTGYELTGNGVKAIFKDGTKSVEGEMLVGGEGIYSQVAKQVSNGKIKTYDTGARGIHGQAPTTAFEDLGEGVWRVVDDSRPDGRVFMITNVRPGGMDDPNNQFGWTLGGQPGVIKPPNNDFAIVGKPAADIAKDLTKDWHPRLKPLFDHMDEQNAAFWKITCSTPSGVPEWQNEPRVTVIGDAVHSMTPAGGIGANTAVRDSALLGRLLAEAGGWKEGIIAAYEKEMRVYGSEAVATSYGMATSQFGVNIEEGVSPTVG, from the exons ATGTCCACCCGCAAACCCATCCTCATCTCCGGCGCAGGCCTCGCCTCCCTCCTCTTCGCCCGCTCTCTCCTCCGCTCCCGCATCCCCTTTCTGATCTTCGAGCGAGACCAGTCCATCTCCTTCCGCGCCCAAGGTTACCGCCTCCGCCTCTCCAAGGAAGGCCTCGACGCCATCGAAGACATCCTCGGCCCTGAACCCAACGGCTTCCCCAGATTCTGGGATCGCTGCGGCAAGACTGGAGGATCCAAAGGTTTCGCTGGAATCGACGCACGTACTGGTGAAGACATCGCCGAAAGTGGCAGGCCGGACCCTAGTGCGGCGAAACCTTCTGGGAAGGAAGTGCTGCAGAGTCGGGATGGGAAGACGATTGGGATTTCGAGGGGAGAGATGAGGGCGTTGTTCTTGGAGGGGTGTGAGGAGTTTGTTAAGTGGGGGCATCAAGTTACTGGTTATGAACTCACTGGGAACGGCGTCAAGGCGATCTTCAAGGACGGGACGAAATCAGTCGAAGGAGAGATGTTGGTCGGTGGCGAAGGCATCTACTCCCAAGTCGCCAAGCAGGTCTCCAACGGCAAGATCAAAACCTACGACACGGGAGCCCGCGGTATCCACGGCCAGGCTCCCACCACAGCCTTTGAAGATCTCGGCGAGGGAGTCTGGCGTGTTGTTGACGACTCCAGACCTGACGGTCGTGTCTTCATGATAACAAACGTCCGACCCGGCGGTATGGACGATCCGAACAACCAATTCGGCTGGACGCTAGGTGGACAGCCTGGTGTGATCAAACCTCCCAACAACGATTTCGCCATCGTCGGCAAGCCCGCTGCAGATATAGCGAAAGATTTGACGAAGGACTGGCATCCGCGACTCAAGCCGTTGTTTGACCACATGGACGAGCAGAATGCCGCTTTTTGGAAGATTACTTGCTCGACGCCGTCTGGAGTACCGGAGTGGCAGAATGAGCCGCGAGTGACGGTGATTGGTGATGCTGTGCATAGCATGACACCCGCAG GCGGGATTGGTGCTAACACAGCCGTGCGAGATTCTGCACTGCTTGGTAGGTTGCTGGCAGAAGCAGGCGGGTGGAAGGAAGGTATCATAGCAGCCTATGAGAAGGAGATGAGGGTTTATGGAAGTGAGGCTGTGGCGACAAGCTATGGTATGGCGACGTCACAGTTTGGCGTGAATATTGAGGAAGGAGTGTCGCCTACAGTCGGGTGA